In one Desulfatiglans sp. genomic region, the following are encoded:
- a CDS encoding ATP phosphoribosyltransferase, translating to MKKLKLGIPKGSLQNSTLSLFEKSGWRINVDGRSYFPAINDDTIECTICRAQEMSRYVESGAIDAGLTGLDWTMENESDVVVVDDLVYSKVSQNPARWVLAVPNDSGIKELKDLQGKKISTELVNFTKKYFKERDIDVHVEFSWGATEAKVVSGLADAIVEVTETGSTIKAHGLKIIHELMRSNTQLIANKESCKDEWKKEKIGQIILLLKGALRAEKMVGIKMNVPEEKLESVISLLPSLNAPTVAHLYKSTWTSVETVVDSKVVRDLIPQLIKAGAEGIIEYPLNKVI from the coding sequence ATGAAAAAATTAAAATTGGGTATTCCCAAGGGGAGCCTTCAAAATTCAACACTTAGCCTGTTTGAAAAATCAGGCTGGAGGATAAACGTGGATGGCAGGAGTTATTTCCCTGCTATCAATGATGATACAATTGAGTGCACCATCTGTCGCGCACAGGAGATGTCACGTTATGTGGAGAGTGGTGCGATCGACGCAGGGCTTACCGGTCTTGACTGGACAATGGAGAATGAATCGGACGTGGTGGTGGTGGATGACCTTGTCTACAGCAAGGTAAGCCAGAACCCGGCGAGATGGGTGCTCGCAGTGCCGAACGATTCAGGCATAAAGGAATTAAAGGACCTCCAGGGCAAAAAGATATCTACTGAACTGGTGAATTTCACAAAGAAATATTTCAAGGAAAGAGACATAGATGTCCATGTAGAGTTTTCATGGGGCGCCACAGAGGCAAAGGTGGTATCAGGGCTTGCTGATGCCATTGTAGAGGTAACAGAGACAGGCAGCACCATCAAGGCACATGGCCTGAAGATAATTCATGAGCTTATGAGGTCAAACACCCAGCTTATCGCGAATAAAGAGTCCTGTAAGGATGAATGGAAAAAGGAAAAGATCGGTCAGATAATACTCCTGCTTAAGGGGGCATTAAGGGCAGAAAAGATGGTGGGGATCAAGATGAATGTACCTGAAGAAAAGCTTGAAAGTGTTATAAGTCTTCTCCCGAGCCTGAATGCGCCCACAGTCGCACACCTCTATAAATCCACATGGACATCAGTTGAAACAGTGGTGGATTCAAAGGTGGTTAGGGACCTTATTCCACAGCTCATCAAGGCCGGTGCTGAGGGTATAATAGAATATCCCCTGAACAAGGTTATTTAG
- a CDS encoding AAA family ATPase: MPVRKADREVKAEALRWSLDLKKLTFETTDELEPLTEIIGQKRGVDAFRFGAGMNHAGYNIFVTGPAGTGRLATVKKLLHEISDKSGRVPDDLCYVNNFKTPDEPVLIKFKAGQGKRYKKDIHNLIETLKREVPRLFEGQDYINRKKEIMEEYERKGKGFFKELDKKVRDEGFTLVDVQMGQVKRPEVAPLVDGQPTHIDQVEQMVEKGRFPKEEFEEMKKKYAVLRSEIEQIFIELRDLQKEIQQNTEEMDRVLFLSMANELVSSIKGRYKSKKVETFLNGIVEDMSENLQIFMSGQQETYQGMPVMVAKGNPFDIYYVNLLVDNSDRKGLPVIVENNPSYQNLFGSIERVVDRSGIWRTDFSRIRAGSLIKANGGFLVLNLLDAAREPGVWPALKRSLKNKSMQIETYDPFYFFTTTGIKPEPIDMEVKVVLISDSYIYNLLMSLDEDIPKIFKVRAEFDTVMDKDDRAIQQFAEFIRMKTKEEKLKPFDRGAVAALVEQAVREAGRQEKISTGFPVISDIIREADYWAGRDKKKRVLAGHVEEAINARINRTNMIEEKIQEQIDRGTLLIDIDGTKVGQVNGLAVYSLGDYMFGKPSKITASTSMGRAGIINIERESDMSGSTHNKGVLILGGYLREKYAQDKPLTISASIAFEQSYGGVDGDSASSTEVYAILSSLAGVAIRQDIAVTGSVNQKGEIQPIGGVNQKIEGFFDCCNKRGLTGTQGVMIPETNLKDLMLRKDVIGTVKKGKFHVYAVNNIDEGIEILTGKPAGEKRADGTYPEDTINYLVNEKLANLAEGLNKFGKEEEGSRKNTTKKGSVKK, from the coding sequence ATGCCCGTAAGGAAAGCAGACAGGGAAGTTAAGGCAGAAGCGCTGAGATGGTCGCTTGATCTAAAGAAGCTTACATTTGAAACAACTGATGAGCTTGAACCATTAACTGAAATCATTGGCCAGAAGAGGGGGGTTGATGCATTCAGGTTTGGGGCAGGCATGAACCATGCCGGGTACAACATATTTGTAACAGGCCCAGCAGGCACAGGCAGGCTCGCCACAGTAAAAAAATTACTTCATGAGATATCGGACAAAAGCGGGAGGGTGCCTGATGATCTCTGTTATGTAAATAATTTTAAAACCCCTGATGAACCTGTCCTTATAAAATTCAAGGCAGGTCAGGGGAAAAGATACAAAAAGGATATACATAACCTCATAGAGACCCTTAAAAGGGAGGTTCCCCGCCTTTTTGAGGGGCAGGATTATATAAACAGAAAAAAAGAGATAATGGAGGAGTACGAAAGAAAGGGAAAGGGGTTTTTCAAGGAGCTGGATAAAAAGGTGAGGGATGAGGGGTTCACCCTTGTTGATGTCCAGATGGGGCAGGTAAAGAGACCGGAGGTGGCTCCCCTTGTTGATGGCCAGCCCACACATATTGACCAGGTGGAGCAGATGGTGGAGAAGGGCCGTTTCCCAAAAGAAGAGTTTGAGGAGATGAAGAAAAAATATGCTGTCCTGCGCAGTGAGATTGAGCAGATATTTATTGAACTCAGGGACCTTCAAAAGGAGATACAGCAGAATACAGAGGAGATGGACAGGGTGCTCTTTCTCAGCATGGCAAATGAACTGGTTTCATCCATTAAAGGCCGCTACAAGTCAAAAAAGGTGGAGACCTTTTTAAACGGCATAGTCGAGGATATGAGCGAGAATCTCCAGATATTCATGAGCGGCCAGCAGGAGACTTATCAAGGCATGCCTGTCATGGTCGCAAAGGGAAACCCCTTTGATATATATTATGTGAATCTGCTTGTTGATAACTCTGACCGGAAGGGGCTGCCTGTCATAGTGGAGAACAACCCCTCATACCAGAACCTGTTCGGGAGCATAGAGAGAGTTGTTGACAGGAGCGGCATATGGCGCACAGACTTTTCCAGGATCAGGGCAGGCTCCTTAATAAAGGCAAACGGTGGTTTTCTTGTCCTTAACCTGCTTGATGCTGCCAGGGAGCCAGGCGTATGGCCAGCATTAAAAAGGTCACTCAAAAATAAATCCATGCAGATAGAAACATATGACCCATTCTATTTCTTTACAACAACAGGGATAAAGCCTGAGCCTATAGATATGGAGGTAAAGGTGGTGCTGATCTCTGACAGTTACATCTATAACCTTCTAATGAGCCTTGATGAAGATATCCCAAAGATATTCAAGGTAAGGGCCGAGTTTGATACTGTCATGGATAAGGATGACAGGGCCATACAGCAGTTCGCTGAATTCATCCGAATGAAGACAAAGGAAGAAAAGCTGAAACCCTTTGACAGGGGCGCAGTTGCAGCCCTTGTTGAACAGGCAGTAAGGGAGGCGGGCAGGCAGGAGAAGATATCAACCGGTTTTCCTGTGATATCAGACATCATAAGGGAGGCGGATTACTGGGCAGGAAGGGATAAAAAGAAGAGAGTCCTGGCAGGCCATGTTGAAGAGGCCATAAACGCAAGGATTAACCGGACAAACATGATAGAGGAAAAGATACAGGAGCAGATAGACCGTGGCACGCTTCTGATAGATATTGACGGCACAAAGGTAGGCCAGGTAAACGGTCTTGCAGTATATAGCCTCGGAGATTATATGTTCGGGAAACCCTCAAAAATCACCGCCTCAACATCCATGGGCAGGGCAGGCATAATCAATATAGAAAGGGAGTCTGACATGTCAGGGAGCACCCATAACAAGGGGGTGCTCATCCTTGGCGGGTACCTGCGTGAAAAATATGCACAGGATAAGCCCCTTACAATAAGCGCCAGCATTGCCTTTGAGCAGTCATACGGGGGCGTTGATGGTGACAGCGCATCGTCAACAGAGGTTTATGCCATCCTTTCAAGCCTGGCAGGAGTGGCCATCAGGCAGGATATTGCAGTAACCGGGTCAGTTAACCAGAAGGGTGAGATCCAGCCCATAGGGGGAGTAAATCAGAAGATTGAAGGGTTCTTTGACTGCTGCAACAAAAGAGGTCTGACCGGCACACAGGGTGTAATGATCCCTGAGACAAATCTTAAAGACCTTATGCTCAGGAAGGATGTGATAGGGACGGTAAAAAAGGGTAAATTTCATGTCTATGCAGTTAATAACATAGATGAAGGGATCGAGATACTTACGGGTAAACCCGCAGGAGAGAAAAGGGCTGACGGGACATACCCTGAAGATACGATAAATTACCTCGTTAATGAAAAACTCGCGAACCTTGCAGAGGGGCTGAATAAATTCGGCAAGGAAGAAGAAGGAAGCAGGAAAAATACAACAAAAAAAGGGTCAGTGAAAAAATAA
- a CDS encoding NAD(P)/FAD-dependent oxidoreductase: protein MTQYLIIGNGVAGTTAAENIRKYDKTCNITIVTDEALPFYYRLRLNEYISGEIGQDLLMAKKGSWYMDNNIGLMLDTRVTGADPVIKHIFTESGETIPYDRLLIATGSHSFIPPINGAQIKGVFAIRDIRDAERIMEYSRNVKEAVVIGGGLLGLEAANALIKMGKNVTVVEFAPRLLPRQLDMEGAQRLQMIMEKMGLSFRLDAKTEAIEGNGIIKAVRLAGGETLPAQMVIISAGVRPNMELAKHLGLDYDKGIKINGHLSTNRLDIFAAGDCTEFNGITYGIWPAAMEQGKLAGANMAGEDIVYTGTTMSNTLKVVGIDLASSGNIDADNKYESKIKMDDNSYKKVVLEDGRIIGCIMLGDTKVFPKITRLISSKTDVSKFKNKILDEGFDFSKI from the coding sequence ATGACTCAATATCTGATTATAGGTAATGGTGTGGCAGGCACTACCGCTGCCGAGAATATCCGCAAATATGATAAAACATGTAATATTACCATCGTTACAGATGAAGCTCTCCCCTTTTATTACAGGCTCAGGCTGAATGAATATATAAGCGGGGAGATTGGGCAGGATCTGCTCATGGCAAAAAAGGGCTCATGGTACATGGATAACAATATAGGGCTTATGCTTGATACAAGGGTAACAGGGGCTGATCCTGTTATTAAGCATATTTTTACAGAGAGTGGTGAAACCATACCCTATGACAGGCTCCTTATTGCAACCGGGAGCCATTCATTTATACCGCCCATAAACGGGGCTCAGATAAAAGGGGTTTTTGCCATACGTGACATCAGGGATGCAGAAAGGATCATGGAGTATAGCCGTAATGTAAAAGAGGCGGTTGTTATCGGCGGAGGGCTCCTTGGCCTTGAGGCAGCCAATGCCTTGATAAAGATGGGGAAGAATGTAACGGTTGTGGAATTTGCCCCAAGGCTCCTTCCAAGACAGCTTGATATGGAGGGGGCACAGAGGCTGCAAATGATTATGGAAAAGATGGGCCTTTCATTCAGGCTTGATGCAAAGACCGAGGCTATAGAGGGGAATGGAATAATAAAGGCTGTACGCCTTGCTGGCGGAGAAACACTACCAGCACAGATGGTTATTATATCTGCCGGTGTCAGGCCAAATATGGAGCTCGCAAAGCATCTTGGTCTTGACTACGATAAAGGTATAAAGATAAACGGCCATCTGAGTACAAACAGGCTGGATATTTTTGCGGCCGGTGACTGCACGGAATTTAATGGCATCACATACGGCATCTGGCCTGCTGCAATGGAGCAGGGTAAGCTTGCCGGCGCAAATATGGCAGGTGAGGATATTGTTTATACCGGCACAACCATGTCAAACACACTCAAGGTTGTTGGTATTGATCTTGCCTCAAGCGGCAACATAGATGCGGATAACAAATATGAATCAAAGATAAAGATGGATGATAACTCCTATAAAAAGGTAGTATTGGAGGATGGCAGGATAATCGGGTGTATCATGCTGGGTGACACAAAGGTTTTTCCAAAAATAACAAGGCTGATTTCATCAAAGACAGATGTCTCAAAGTTCAAAAATAAGATACTTGATGAGGGGTTTGATTTTAGTAAAATATAA
- a CDS encoding class I SAM-dependent methyltransferase, with protein sequence MHTHSNTPSEFLVENILLLPKGKALDIAMGEGRNSVYLAQMGFDVEGIDNSQDAITMANALAKEKGVRITARLIDLEKDPFIKAHTYDCIICFNYLQRALFPFIRNGLRKNGVIVYETYIVDQAQFGKPKNPDHLLNHNELLGLFSGFRVLRYHEGIMGEEKAVAGIVAQKITPG encoded by the coding sequence ATGCATACCCACAGTAATACACCATCGGAATTCCTGGTTGAAAATATCCTTCTGCTCCCAAAGGGAAAGGCGCTTGATATAGCAATGGGAGAGGGCAGAAACTCCGTGTATCTGGCACAGATGGGCTTTGATGTTGAGGGGATAGATAACTCACAGGATGCTATCACTATGGCGAATGCCCTGGCCAAAGAAAAAGGTGTAAGAATAACCGCCCGCCTGATTGACCTGGAAAAGGACCCTTTTATCAAGGCCCATACCTATGATTGTATTATCTGTTTCAATTACCTCCAGAGGGCTCTATTCCCATTTATCAGAAACGGCCTTCGTAAAAACGGTGTTATAGTTTATGAGACCTATATTGTTGATCAGGCACAGTTCGGTAAACCAAAGAATCCTGACCACCTTCTTAACCATAATGAGCTCCTTGGGCTGTTCAGTGGGTTCAGGGTGCTCAGGTACCATGAGGGTATCATGGGAGAAGAAAAAGCGGTTGCCGGAATTGTGGCTCAAAAAATCACCCCTGGATAA
- a CDS encoding HD domain-containing protein, with the protein MTNEEKQVTPIDDHLWVQDIKENTPVNDIYMVRVKKAGQAKTGSTFLSLTLSDKTGDIEARVWDNAEAFSALFREGDAIAVSGKAVLYRNQVQLTLTGLTPAKCDDPSIFLEATPNDPLGMIKELKVIVRGIKNPDMRDLINSFLSDHIFITRFREAPAAKNFHHSYIGGLLEHTLSVCRMVKQVCMEYPELDSDLLITGAFLHDIGKIREFTFEKVVDYSDEGRLLGHLVMGVLMLEEKLAMLKRFPAETALYLKHMILSHHGEYEFGSPKKPKFVEAFVLHFVDDLDAKINGIARIIAKDKTEGSWTEFNRMFERYLLKERIKPPADESAPQPPHVGRQGTLF; encoded by the coding sequence ATGACTAATGAGGAAAAGCAGGTGACCCCAATAGATGATCACCTCTGGGTTCAGGATATTAAAGAGAATACCCCTGTAAATGATATCTACATGGTCAGGGTAAAAAAGGCGGGTCAGGCCAAGACAGGTTCAACATTTTTAAGCCTGACCCTCTCTGATAAAACAGGTGATATAGAGGCCAGGGTATGGGATAACGCAGAGGCGTTTTCTGCCCTTTTCAGGGAGGGAGACGCTATTGCTGTTTCAGGCAAGGCGGTGTTATACAGAAACCAGGTGCAGCTCACATTAACAGGGCTGACTCCAGCCAAATGTGATGACCCTTCCATCTTTCTTGAGGCCACACCCAATGACCCACTTGGCATGATCAAGGAGCTTAAGGTGATCGTCCGGGGTATAAAAAACCCTGACATGAGGGATCTGATAAACTCATTCCTCTCTGATCACATTTTTATAACAAGGTTCAGAGAGGCCCCTGCTGCCAAGAATTTCCATCACAGTTATATCGGTGGGCTGCTTGAGCATACACTCTCGGTGTGCCGTATGGTTAAACAGGTATGCATGGAGTATCCTGAGCTGGACTCAGACCTGCTTATAACAGGGGCATTCCTCCATGACATAGGTAAGATCCGGGAATTTACCTTTGAAAAGGTGGTGGATTATTCTGATGAGGGGAGACTCCTTGGCCACCTCGTCATGGGAGTACTAATGCTTGAGGAAAAGCTGGCAATGTTAAAAAGATTCCCGGCTGAGACCGCACTTTACCTCAAGCACATGATATTGAGCCACCATGGTGAGTATGAGTTTGGCTCACCCAAAAAACCCAAATTTGTAGAGGCCTTTGTCCTGCATTTTGTAGATGACCTTGACGCAAAGATTAACGGCATAGCAAGGATCATTGCAAAGGACAAGACCGAGGGGTCATGGACAGAGTTTAACAGGATGTTTGAGCGGTATCTCCTGAAGGAGAGGATAAAGCCGCCAGCGGATGAATCAGCGCCTCAGCCACCGCATGTTGGCAGGCAGGGGACATTATTTTAA
- a CDS encoding class II fructose-bisphosphate aldolase, which yields MADQSKAFEKALEIGRPPNIIKLFPNSRALIVSGKVIDRALIAKGKAMTIAANGRSLPVIVGTLMAAQKANAAVIIEIAKSEGGSSSYCAVTFWNLARFVDDICNELNITIPVAIHADHYGIKSAKDVEIAKTEIPSMFDAGMTSIAIDASHMPDDENLLANIILNPYIPGWAGYETEVGEIKGKEGLSTVSEARFLIQGLNAHGISPDWIALNNGTTHGIEASDAGIQVGLTADIHKALAPYKISGAQHGTSGNNSDRLRKIAAETATTKANVATALQMISWGVKVNEYGNAFLDENREFVKVPTEGLSKELWNEMVEYAKSKSLKAGDYKKLNLPFENKILGQAKEYRERMAKGVEAFVYDLLVNVFNAKDTAPLAIDAIIKAGSYDLGPKAKPIENPAEWTEEKIRRRAAEISSSKGPEGNFDD from the coding sequence ATGGCTGATCAGAGCAAGGCCTTTGAAAAGGCATTGGAGATAGGCAGGCCCCCAAACATAATAAAATTATTCCCAAACTCAAGGGCCCTTATTGTTAGCGGAAAGGTGATAGACAGGGCCTTAATAGCAAAGGGTAAGGCAATGACCATAGCGGCAAATGGAAGGAGCCTTCCTGTAATAGTCGGCACCCTCATGGCTGCACAGAAGGCAAATGCTGCGGTCATCATTGAGATTGCAAAGTCTGAAGGCGGCTCAAGCTCATATTGCGCCGTAACCTTCTGGAACCTGGCCAGGTTTGTGGATGATATATGTAATGAACTTAATATTACGATACCTGTAGCCATCCATGCAGACCATTACGGGATAAAATCGGCCAAGGACGTAGAGATCGCAAAGACAGAGATACCAAGCATGTTTGACGCTGGTATGACATCCATAGCCATTGATGCATCCCATATGCCCGATGATGAAAATCTGCTGGCAAATATTATCCTTAACCCATATATCCCCGGATGGGCCGGTTATGAGACAGAGGTGGGTGAGATCAAGGGCAAGGAGGGGCTTTCAACTGTTTCCGAGGCAAGGTTTCTTATCCAGGGGCTGAACGCACACGGGATTTCACCTGACTGGATTGCTCTTAATAACGGCACAACACACGGCATAGAGGCAAGCGATGCGGGTATACAGGTGGGTTTAACAGCCGATATCCACAAGGCGCTTGCTCCATATAAAATATCAGGGGCGCAGCACGGCACATCAGGCAATAACTCTGACAGGCTCAGGAAAATAGCGGCTGAAACCGCAACCACAAAGGCAAATGTTGCCACTGCCCTCCAGATGATATCATGGGGCGTAAAAGTAAATGAATATGGGAATGCCTTTCTGGATGAAAACAGGGAGTTCGTGAAGGTACCTACAGAGGGCCTGTCCAAGGAACTCTGGAATGAGATGGTTGAATATGCAAAGTCCAAGTCGTTAAAGGCCGGGGACTATAAAAAGTTGAATCTCCCATTTGAAAACAAGATACTTGGCCAGGCAAAGGAGTACAGGGAGAGAATGGCAAAGGGCGTTGAGGCATTTGTATATGATCTTCTGGTAAATGTCTTTAACGCAAAGGATACAGCGCCCCTTGCAATAGATGCCATTATAAAGGCCGGGTCATACGACCTGGGGCCAAAGGCAAAACCCATAGAAAACCCTGCTGAATGGACAGAGGAAAAGATCAGGAGGCGTGCAGCAGAAATCTCCTCATCCAAAGGCCCTGAGGGAAATTTTGATGACTAA
- the moaA gene encoding GTP 3',8-cyclase MoaA, translated as MNKIMMVDSNNRKINYLRLSITDRCNLRCMYCMPEEGIEFLPHENILSYEEILRIVRLATYRGIRKVRLTGGEPLVRKGFTDFLKDMSKIKDLEEISITTNGVLLKQYAAEIKACGVTRLNISLDSLKPEKFKRITGRDYFHQVWEGIQMAERLGFSPIKLNVVAIKGVNDDEIEDFGRLTLEKPYHIRFIEHMPIGGNNWNSEKFLSILEIYERLQNVGPLVSIERRNSLDGPAQRYKIENAKGEIGLIGALSNHFCAVCNRLRLTADGHLRSCLFSETEIDAMPLLREGKSDEEILALIEKAIHEKPEKHNLKNQGQRSCTRQMSSIGG; from the coding sequence ATGAATAAAATAATGATGGTTGACAGCAACAACCGGAAAATAAACTACCTCAGACTTTCCATTACAGACCGGTGCAATCTCAGATGTATGTACTGCATGCCCGAAGAGGGTATTGAATTCTTACCACATGAAAATATCCTTTCTTATGAAGAGATATTAAGGATTGTTCGGCTTGCCACCTACAGGGGCATCCGCAAGGTGAGGCTTACAGGTGGAGAACCACTTGTCCGTAAGGGCTTTACTGATTTTTTAAAAGACATGAGTAAAATAAAGGACCTTGAAGAGATATCTATCACCACCAACGGCGTGCTCTTAAAACAATATGCTGCCGAGATCAAGGCATGCGGCGTAACCAGGCTCAATATAAGCCTTGATTCACTCAAGCCTGAAAAGTTTAAAAGGATAACAGGCCGTGATTATTTTCACCAGGTATGGGAAGGTATCCAGATGGCGGAAAGGCTCGGCTTTTCACCCATAAAGCTGAATGTTGTTGCCATAAAGGGTGTTAATGATGATGAGATAGAGGATTTTGGCAGGCTTACCCTTGAAAAGCCTTACCACATCAGGTTTATAGAGCACATGCCCATAGGGGGCAACAACTGGAACTCTGAAAAATTCCTCTCAATACTAGAGATATACGAGAGGCTCCAGAATGTCGGCCCTCTTGTATCCATAGAAAGAAGAAACAGCCTGGACGGCCCTGCACAGCGGTATAAAATAGAAAATGCAAAGGGTGAGATAGGGCTTATAGGAGCCTTAAGCAACCACTTCTGCGCTGTATGTAACCGTCTGAGGCTCACTGCAGACGGCCATTTGAGAAGCTGCCTCTTTTCAGAGACCGAGATAGATGCAATGCCCCTGTTAAGAGAAGGGAAGAGCGATGAGGAGATACTTGCTCTTATAGAAAAGGCAATCCATGAAAAACCTGAAAAGCATAACCTTAAAAACCAGGGGCAGAGGAGCTGTACAAGGCAGATGTCAAGTATAGGAGGCTGA
- a CDS encoding DUF386 domain-containing protein, translated as MKEKYIDIQLVISGTDNMGWKPLKRCKSPASGFDMDEDIGFFNDEPDAFIPVRAGYFVIFFPEDSHMPLIGDGVLHKVVIKIAVDE; from the coding sequence ATTAAGGAGAAATATATAGATATACAGCTGGTTATATCCGGAACAGATAATATGGGGTGGAAACCCTTGAAAAGATGTAAAAGCCCGGCATCAGGTTTTGACATGGATGAGGACATAGGCTTTTTCAATGATGAGCCGGATGCCTTTATCCCTGTAAGAGCGGGTTATTTTGTGATCTTTTTTCCAGAAGATAGCCATATGCCACTTATCGGTGATGGAGTGCTCCATAAGGTGGTAATAAAAATTGCGGTTGACGAGTAA
- a CDS encoding pyridoxal phosphate-dependent aminotransferase — protein sequence MTKVSGRSQNISSFIVMDVLERAHELEQEGMEIIHLEVGEPDFATPPPISEAAIEAIKREETHYTHSLGLLDLRRAICEHYYKKYGVEVDPGRVVVSSGTSPALFMIYSALLDQGDEIIISNPHYPCYPNFALFLKAAPCFVDVFEEEGFQYRPSEIRKRITAKTKAILINSPSNPTGTLLSPERMEEIAGLGPMIISDEIYHGLVYGEIEHSILEYTDRAFVVNGFSKLHAMTGWRLGYAIVPPEFVRPIQKIQQNFYISASSIAQWAGIAALTNADNEIEQMRSVYNERRVYMIKRLRKLGFTIQVEPRGAFYVFVNARHISDDSYRLAFDILEKAGVGITPGIDFGKNGEGYLRFSYANSMDNIIAGLDRLEKYLEER from the coding sequence ATGACTAAAGTTTCAGGACGTTCTCAGAATATATCTTCTTTTATCGTCATGGATGTGCTTGAACGTGCCCATGAGCTTGAGCAGGAGGGTATGGAAATCATCCACCTTGAGGTAGGGGAGCCTGACTTTGCTACCCCTCCCCCCATTTCCGAGGCGGCAATAGAGGCAATAAAAAGGGAGGAGACCCACTATACCCACAGCTTAGGCCTTCTCGATCTGAGGAGGGCTATCTGCGAGCATTATTACAAAAAATATGGTGTGGAGGTAGACCCTGGCAGGGTAGTGGTGAGTTCAGGCACATCACCGGCACTGTTCATGATCTACTCTGCATTGCTTGATCAGGGTGATGAGATAATCATATCAAACCCCCATTACCCATGTTACCCCAATTTTGCCCTGTTTCTTAAGGCTGCACCCTGCTTTGTAGATGTCTTTGAAGAGGAGGGCTTTCAGTACAGGCCCTCTGAGATCAGGAAAAGGATAACAGCAAAGACAAAGGCTATACTGATTAACAGCCCCTCAAACCCAACAGGCACGCTCCTCTCACCGGAAAGGATGGAAGAAATAGCAGGGTTAGGGCCAATGATAATATCGGACGAGATATATCACGGGCTTGTATATGGGGAAATAGAGCACAGCATACTTGAGTACACAGACAGGGCCTTTGTGGTAAACGGCTTTTCAAAGCTTCATGCTATGACAGGGTGGCGGCTGGGCTATGCCATAGTGCCGCCGGAGTTTGTGCGACCAATCCAGAAGATCCAGCAGAATTTCTACATATCAGCGAGCAGCATTGCACAGTGGGCAGGGATTGCAGCCCTGACAAATGCAGATAATGAGATAGAACAGATGAGGTCTGTATATAATGAGAGGCGGGTTTATATGATAAAGCGGCTAAGAAAGCTGGGTTTTACGATTCAGGTTGAGCCAAGGGGGGCATTCTATGTTTTTGTGAATGCCAGGCATATATCTGATGACTCATACAGGCTCGCATTTGATATACTTGAAAAGGCAGGGGTAGGTATAACGCCTGGCATTGATTTTGGCAAAAATGGCGAAGGCTATCTCAGGTTTTCATATGCCAACTCAATGGATAACATAATCGCCGGCCTTGACCGGCTTGAAAAATACCTTGAGGAAAGATAG
- a CDS encoding YihA family ribosome biogenesis GTP-binding protein — protein sequence MDVSFIKSAFEKGHYPPPERPEIAFAGKSNVGKSSLINVLVNRNKLARTSSTPGRTQALNFFNIGNNLCFVDLPGYGFAKVPLNIKASWGRMVETYLESRENLKAVIVIMDIRRELSEDDTNLINWLTEYRRGVIPVLTKVDKLNRKERDTRTRILEGSLSALNIDKPILFSAQTREGRDEIWKRIEGILTSNER from the coding sequence ATGGATGTATCATTTATAAAAAGCGCCTTTGAAAAGGGCCATTATCCGCCACCTGAAAGGCCTGAGATCGCATTTGCCGGAAAATCAAATGTAGGCAAGTCCTCGCTTATTAATGTCCTTGTTAACAGGAACAAACTCGCCAGAACAAGCTCTACTCCGGGAAGGACGCAGGCCCTCAATTTTTTTAATATTGGCAACAACCTCTGTTTTGTTGACCTGCCCGGTTACGGTTTTGCAAAGGTGCCACTTAATATAAAGGCATCATGGGGCAGGATGGTTGAAACATACCTTGAGAGCCGTGAAAACCTCAAGGCGGTTATTGTGATCATGGATATAAGGCGTGAACTGTCAGAGGATGACACTAACCTCATAAACTGGCTTACTGAATATAGAAGGGGCGTTATCCCGGTTTTAACCAAGGTGGATAAGCTTAACCGCAAAGAGAGGGATACAAGGACAAGGATACTTGAAGGGTCTCTCTCAGCGTTGAATATTGATAAACCCATACTCTTCTCCGCACAGACACGTGAGGGAAGAGATGAGATATGGAAAAGGATAGAGGGTATTTTAACCTCAAATGAACGCTAA